The following are encoded in a window of Polynucleobacter sp. AP-Kolm-20A-A1 genomic DNA:
- a CDS encoding integration host factor subunit alpha, with protein sequence MTELISNDTVTKNELSEALFDQVGLNKREAKDMIDAFFDRIGQSLETGVEVKISGFGNFQLRNKSARPGRNPKTGQMIPIAARRVVTFHASQKLKDVVESHARENRV encoded by the coding sequence ATGACTGAATTGATCTCCAACGATACCGTTACCAAAAATGAGCTTTCTGAAGCGCTTTTTGATCAGGTTGGTTTAAATAAGCGTGAAGCAAAAGATATGATCGATGCGTTTTTTGATCGCATTGGCCAGTCACTTGAAACCGGTGTTGAAGTCAAGATCTCAGGCTTTGGTAATTTTCAGTTGCGCAATAAATCGGCCCGTCCTGGCCGCAATCCAAAAACAGGTCAGATGATTCCGATTGCTGCAAGACGTGTAGTGACTTTTCATGCAAGTCAAAAGCTTAAAGATGTAGTGGAGTCACATGCTCGAGAAAACCGAGTTTGA
- a CDS encoding 2-oxoglutarate dehydrogenase E1 component, whose amino-acid sequence MMQDQRDNSYLFGGNAPYVEELYESYLHDPASVADHWRDYFDNVKQVPAVDGSSRTDIAHGPIVASFAERAKQGPIRTISDSADSEMGRKRVAVQQLIAAYRNVGNRWANLDPLKRTERQDIPELDPAFYGFTDGDMDIVFNTSNTFFGRNEMSLRDLLQALRETYCGTIGVEFMFIADQKIKKWWQEKLESIRSTPQFNVDEKRQILDRVTAAEGLERYLQAKYVGQKRFSLEGGESFIACMDELIRDSGNKGIQEIVIGMAHRGRLNVLVNTLGKMPKDLFAEFEHKGPETLPAGDVKYHQGFSSDISTPGGPVHLSLAFNPSHLEIVNPVVEGSARARMERRGDMLGEQVMPVLVHGDAAIAGQGVMQETLAMSEVRGYSTGGTMHIVINNQIGFTTSDPRDLRSSLYCTDIMKIVDAPVLHVNGDDPEAVVLATKLAVEFRMKFHKDVAVDIICFRKLGHNEQDTPAMTQPLMYKIIAAHPGTRKLYADKLETQGVLPAGTGDLMVKEYRAAMDEGKQTSDPVLSNFKGKFAVDWSPFLNKKWTDEADTAIPLTEWKRLAEKISTIPEGFKAHPLVAKVYNDRAAMGRGEANVDWGMGEHMAFASLVASGYPVRLSGEDSGRGTFTHRHAVLHEQNREKWDTGTYIALQHVTKDQAPFVVIDSILSEEAVLGFEYGYAAAEPNTLTIWEAQFGDFANGAQVVIDQFIASGEVKWGRANGLVMMLPHGYEGQGPEHSSARLERFMQLCADTNMQVIQPTTAAQIFHVLRRQMIRQFRKPLILMTPKSLLRNKEAASPLSEFTKGGFQTVIGERDESIDAKQVTRLVMCSGKVYYDLVKQRAEKKIGDVAIIRLEQLYPFPHKALTAEMKKYPKLEDVVWCQDEPQNQGAWFFVQHNILENMSDGMKLGYAGRPASASPACGYAHLHQEQQKSLLNAAFAKLKGYVITK is encoded by the coding sequence ATGATGCAGGATCAAAGAGATAACTCCTATCTCTTCGGCGGAAACGCCCCCTACGTAGAGGAACTCTACGAATCCTACTTGCACGATCCAGCTTCCGTAGCTGATCATTGGCGAGATTATTTCGATAACGTGAAACAGGTTCCAGCGGTTGACGGTTCATCTCGAACTGATATTGCCCACGGACCAATTGTTGCTTCATTTGCTGAGCGCGCTAAGCAAGGTCCTATCAGAACGATTTCTGATTCGGCTGACTCGGAGATGGGCCGCAAACGCGTTGCTGTTCAGCAGTTAATTGCCGCGTATCGTAACGTTGGCAATCGCTGGGCAAACTTAGATCCATTAAAGCGGACAGAGCGCCAGGACATTCCTGAGTTAGATCCCGCTTTCTATGGCTTTACAGATGGCGATATGGATATCGTCTTCAATACAAGTAATACATTCTTCGGTAGAAACGAAATGTCTTTGCGCGATTTGCTCCAAGCATTGCGCGAAACCTACTGCGGCACGATTGGTGTCGAGTTCATGTTTATTGCCGACCAGAAGATTAAGAAGTGGTGGCAGGAGAAGTTAGAGTCTATTCGTTCAACTCCACAATTTAATGTGGATGAGAAGCGTCAAATCTTGGATCGCGTTACTGCCGCAGAAGGCCTTGAGCGTTACCTCCAGGCTAAATATGTTGGTCAAAAGCGTTTCTCTCTCGAGGGTGGTGAAAGCTTCATCGCCTGTATGGATGAGTTGATTCGTGACTCTGGCAACAAAGGTATTCAAGAGATCGTGATTGGCATGGCCCACCGTGGTCGTCTCAACGTGTTGGTAAACACTTTGGGCAAGATGCCTAAAGACTTGTTTGCTGAGTTTGAGCACAAGGGCCCAGAAACATTGCCAGCCGGTGACGTTAAATATCACCAAGGTTTCTCAAGCGATATTTCTACCCCTGGCGGTCCGGTTCACTTGTCACTGGCATTTAACCCATCCCATTTAGAAATCGTGAACCCAGTAGTTGAAGGTTCTGCACGTGCTCGTATGGAGCGTCGTGGCGATATGTTGGGTGAGCAGGTCATGCCAGTTTTGGTTCACGGCGATGCTGCGATTGCAGGTCAAGGCGTGATGCAAGAAACATTGGCAATGTCAGAAGTTCGTGGTTATTCCACGGGCGGCACAATGCACATTGTGATTAATAACCAAATTGGTTTCACAACATCTGATCCACGCGATTTACGTTCAAGCTTGTATTGCACGGACATCATGAAGATTGTGGATGCGCCGGTATTGCATGTGAACGGCGATGATCCAGAAGCTGTTGTATTGGCAACGAAGTTGGCTGTTGAGTTCCGCATGAAGTTTCATAAGGACGTTGCGGTTGACATCATCTGCTTCCGTAAATTGGGCCACAACGAGCAAGATACGCCTGCAATGACTCAGCCTTTGATGTACAAGATCATTGCTGCGCATCCTGGCACACGTAAGCTCTACGCAGACAAGTTAGAGACTCAAGGTGTATTGCCTGCTGGTACTGGCGACCTGATGGTCAAAGAGTACCGTGCTGCGATGGACGAAGGCAAACAAACTTCTGATCCAGTATTGAGCAACTTCAAAGGTAAGTTCGCGGTAGATTGGTCACCATTCTTAAATAAGAAGTGGACCGATGAAGCGGATACAGCGATTCCATTAACTGAGTGGAAGCGCTTGGCTGAAAAGATCTCAACTATTCCTGAGGGCTTTAAAGCCCATCCATTAGTTGCCAAGGTCTACAACGACCGTGCTGCTATGGGTCGCGGTGAGGCCAATGTTGACTGGGGTATGGGTGAGCACATGGCTTTCGCATCCTTGGTTGCAAGTGGCTACCCAGTACGCCTATCTGGTGAAGATAGCGGACGCGGTACCTTTACTCACCGTCACGCGGTATTGCATGAGCAAAATCGTGAGAAGTGGGACACCGGCACTTACATTGCGCTTCAGCACGTTACTAAAGATCAAGCGCCGTTTGTGGTGATTGACTCGATTCTTTCTGAAGAGGCTGTACTTGGTTTTGAATACGGCTATGCCGCAGCTGAACCAAACACCTTGACTATTTGGGAAGCTCAGTTCGGCGACTTCGCAAACGGTGCACAAGTGGTTATTGACCAGTTTATCGCTTCCGGTGAAGTGAAGTGGGGTCGTGCAAACGGCTTGGTCATGATGTTGCCGCACGGTTACGAAGGTCAAGGCCCAGAGCATTCTTCTGCACGTCTTGAGCGCTTTATGCAGTTGTGTGCTGATACCAATATGCAGGTGATTCAGCCAACTACAGCAGCGCAAATCTTCCACGTGTTGCGTCGTCAAATGATTCGTCAGTTCCGCAAGCCGCTGATCTTGATGACACCAAAATCATTGCTGCGTAATAAAGAAGCTGCATCACCTTTATCTGAATTTACAAAAGGTGGCTTCCAAACTGTGATCGGTGAGCGTGATGAGTCTATCGACGCCAAACAGGTTACCCGTTTGGTCATGTGTTCTGGCAAGGTCTATTACGACTTGGTTAAACAGCGTGCCGAGAAGAAGATTGGTGATGTCGCCATCATTCGCTTGGAGCAGCTCTATCCATTCCCGCATAAAGCATTGACTGCTGAGATGAAGAAGTATCCTAAGTTGGAAGACGTGGTGTGGTGTCAGGATGAGCCACAAAACCAGGGTGCTTGGTTCTTTGTACAGCACAACATCTTGGAAAACATGTCTGATGGCATGAAGTTGGGTTATGCGGGCCGTCCTGCATCAGCTTCACCAGCTTGTGGTTATGCCCATCTCCACCAAGAACAGCAGAAGTCATTGCTGAATGCGGCATTTGCCAAATTAAAAGGTTACGTGATCACGAAATAA
- the zapE gene encoding cell division protein ZapE, translating to MKTIEFYQQELKARGYQSDPAQLRAVERLQQCEDEWIAYKDIRSSNLKKKLFKPTLPRGLYLWGGVGRGKSFLMDCFYAASPLEKKVRIHFHEFMREVHRELHELSGLSDPLDELSKRIAKRYRLICFDEFHINDIADAMILYRLLSALFADRVQFVMTSNYRPDQLYPNGLHRDRLLPAIKLLEEKLDVLNVDAGNDYRRVQMAQVEAYLTPLNEQTDTRLLEMFINLIGNQQEVLNPVLNIESRELKPLHMGDGVVWFDFQTLCCGPRSQNDYLEIANQFHTVILSGVPYMPPRMTNEARRFIWLIDVLYDHKIKLIISAEVPAPDLYTEGQITAEFSRTVSRLIEMQSRDYLDAPRRVIDTSLT from the coding sequence TTGAAAACCATTGAGTTTTACCAACAAGAGTTAAAAGCGCGCGGGTATCAAAGTGATCCCGCGCAGCTTCGTGCTGTAGAGCGTCTACAGCAGTGCGAAGACGAATGGATTGCCTACAAAGATATTCGCAGTAGCAATCTCAAGAAAAAACTATTTAAACCAACTTTACCTAGAGGTTTATATCTCTGGGGTGGAGTAGGTCGCGGCAAATCCTTTTTGATGGACTGCTTTTATGCAGCTTCTCCACTAGAAAAGAAGGTTCGCATCCATTTTCACGAATTCATGCGTGAAGTTCATCGTGAGCTGCATGAGCTCTCAGGCCTATCGGATCCTTTGGATGAGCTTTCTAAGCGAATTGCAAAACGTTATCGTTTGATTTGCTTTGATGAGTTTCATATTAATGACATCGCTGATGCCATGATTTTGTATCGCTTACTAAGCGCTCTTTTTGCTGATCGTGTGCAGTTTGTGATGACGTCGAACTATCGACCCGATCAACTTTATCCAAATGGCTTACACCGAGATCGATTGTTGCCAGCCATTAAGCTGTTAGAAGAAAAGCTGGATGTACTAAACGTGGATGCGGGCAATGATTACCGCCGCGTGCAGATGGCGCAAGTAGAGGCGTATTTAACGCCACTCAATGAGCAAACCGATACACGTCTATTGGAGATGTTTATCAATCTGATTGGTAATCAACAGGAAGTACTTAATCCAGTTCTGAATATTGAGTCTCGGGAGCTCAAGCCATTGCATATGGGTGATGGCGTAGTGTGGTTTGACTTCCAAACGCTCTGTTGCGGCCCGCGCTCCCAAAATGACTACCTAGAAATTGCCAATCAGTTTCATACGGTGATTCTTTCTGGGGTTCCTTACATGCCTCCAAGAATGACCAATGAAGCCCGTCGCTTTATTTGGCTAATTGACGTCTTATACGACCATAAGATCAAGCTCATCATCTCCGCTGAGGTCCCAGCCCCGGATTTGTATACAGAAGGTCAAATTACCGCAGAATTCTCAAGAACGGTGTCCCGCTTGATCGAGATGCAGTCTCGTGACTACCTAGATGCTCCGCGCCGGGTAATTGATACCAGCTTGACCTAA
- a CDS encoding MerR family transcriptional regulator, with product MLEKTEFDASSALPSSQLPPIPAKRYFTIGEVADLCGVRSHVLRYWEQEFSQLSPQKRRGNRRYYQHHEVVLIRKIRALLYEEGFTISGARNRLDEVRGELRLRDELLAVLQILTK from the coding sequence ATGCTCGAGAAAACCGAGTTTGATGCAAGCTCGGCACTACCGAGCTCTCAACTTCCCCCTATACCTGCTAAACGCTACTTCACTATTGGTGAAGTAGCTGATCTTTGTGGCGTGCGTTCACACGTATTGCGCTACTGGGAGCAAGAGTTTTCCCAGTTAAGTCCGCAAAAACGCCGTGGCAATCGTCGCTACTATCAACATCATGAAGTGGTGTTGATTCGCAAAATTCGAGCGCTCTTATATGAAGAGGGCTTCACCATCAGCGGTGCACGTAACCGTCTTGATGAGGTGCGCGGAGAGCTCCGCCTACGCGATGAATTGCTAGCAGTTCTGCAAATTCTCACTAAATAG
- a CDS encoding excisionase family DNA-binding protein — protein sequence MKSITPEMEYLSTRQSAKVLQVSLGTVQKMVELGELIAWKTRGGHRRILASSLDQQLQRRKRAMRQKTTQSCIAVGIFRRSENGQELLESIADWQLKVDMEVAVDSLEGLMKAVSLAPDLIFLDALIPPVEQVHLIHYLSKNKDTQRIPILVDEGFIKLHPGVVALADENHGSRTPLTECIKEELENGLIELNPLIIAYPATIPESNGVWADGSRHEMLEALFVEALSRKCI from the coding sequence ATGAAATCAATTACCCCAGAAATGGAATATCTCAGCACCAGACAGAGCGCCAAGGTATTGCAGGTCTCGCTTGGAACCGTCCAGAAGATGGTGGAGTTAGGTGAATTAATTGCCTGGAAGACCCGAGGTGGCCACAGGCGGATATTGGCCAGCTCCCTAGATCAACAGCTCCAAAGAAGAAAACGCGCAATGCGCCAGAAAACTACTCAAAGCTGTATTGCAGTGGGGATATTTAGGCGCAGTGAAAATGGACAAGAATTACTAGAATCCATTGCCGATTGGCAGCTAAAAGTGGATATGGAGGTTGCTGTGGACAGTCTAGAGGGTCTGATGAAGGCGGTTTCATTGGCTCCCGACCTCATCTTTTTGGATGCCTTGATACCTCCAGTTGAGCAGGTCCATTTAATCCATTATTTGAGTAAAAACAAGGACACGCAGAGGATTCCTATTCTAGTAGATGAAGGTTTTATCAAGCTTCACCCAGGGGTTGTTGCCCTGGCAGACGAGAATCACGGCAGCCGCACCCCTTTAACAGAGTGCATAAAAGAAGAGCTTGAGAATGGCCTTATTGAGCTAAACCCCCTCATCATTGCTTATCCAGCGACTATCCCGGAATCAAATGGCGTTTGGGCGGACGGTAGCCGTCATGAGATGCTTGAAGCCCTCTTCGTAGAGGCGCTATCCAGAAAATGTATCTAA
- the lpdA gene encoding dihydrolipoyl dehydrogenase, with product MSQAFDVVVIGGGPGGYIAAIRAAQLGFKVACAESSSYDDPKGEPRLGGTCLNVGCIPSKALLASSEEFEKINHHAADHGIKVGSVSIDSKKMIARKDDIVTKMTGGIQYLFRKNKITLLKGHASFEGKGADGYQIKIDGKDKTTVTGKNVIIATGSKARHLPGITVDNVLICDNEGALKFDSAPKKLGVIGAGVIGLELGSVWRRLGAEVTVLEAMPSFLGACDVSIAKEAQKLFAKQGLSINTGVKIGDVKADKKGVVVNYTDSAGKAAKLECERLIVSVGRVPNTDKLGLDKIGLKVDERGFIPIDDHTCATAAPGVYAVGDVVRGPMLAHKAEDEGVLVAEVIAGQKPHIDYNCIPWVIYTDPEIAWVGKTEQALKEAGVAYKAGQFPFAANGRALGMGRADGFIKVLADAKTDEILGVHIIGANASDLIAEAAVAMEFKAAAEDIARICHAHPSLSEVMREAALATDSRALNM from the coding sequence ATGAGCCAAGCTTTTGACGTAGTTGTAATTGGCGGTGGCCCTGGTGGCTACATCGCCGCTATTCGTGCAGCGCAACTCGGCTTTAAGGTTGCCTGCGCTGAATCTAGTTCCTATGACGATCCTAAAGGTGAGCCACGCTTAGGTGGTACTTGCTTAAACGTAGGTTGTATTCCTTCCAAAGCTTTGTTGGCATCTTCAGAAGAATTCGAGAAGATCAACCATCATGCTGCTGATCATGGAATTAAAGTGGGTTCAGTAAGCATCGACTCTAAAAAGATGATCGCTCGTAAAGATGACATCGTCACCAAGATGACTGGCGGTATTCAGTATTTGTTCCGCAAGAACAAAATCACTTTGTTAAAAGGTCATGCTTCATTTGAAGGCAAGGGCGCTGATGGCTATCAAATCAAAATTGATGGCAAAGATAAAACTACGGTTACCGGTAAGAACGTAATTATTGCGACTGGCTCTAAAGCACGCCATCTTCCTGGTATTACTGTTGATAACGTATTGATTTGCGATAACGAAGGCGCGCTTAAATTTGATTCTGCTCCTAAGAAATTAGGCGTAATCGGTGCTGGCGTAATTGGCTTGGAATTAGGTTCTGTATGGCGTCGTCTTGGCGCCGAAGTGACAGTTCTTGAAGCAATGCCTTCTTTCTTGGGTGCCTGCGATGTCAGCATCGCTAAAGAAGCTCAAAAGTTGTTTGCTAAGCAAGGTTTGAGCATCAATACCGGCGTCAAAATTGGCGACGTTAAAGCAGACAAGAAGGGTGTAGTGGTTAACTACACTGATAGCGCTGGTAAAGCTGCCAAGTTGGAATGCGAGCGTTTAATTGTTTCTGTTGGTCGCGTACCAAACACCGACAAATTAGGTTTAGACAAGATTGGCCTCAAAGTGGATGAGCGTGGCTTCATTCCAATCGATGACCATACTTGTGCAACTGCAGCGCCTGGCGTTTACGCCGTAGGTGACGTAGTGCGTGGACCAATGTTGGCACATAAAGCAGAAGACGAAGGTGTTTTGGTTGCTGAAGTGATTGCTGGTCAAAAACCACACATTGATTACAACTGCATTCCTTGGGTTATCTACACAGACCCTGAGATTGCATGGGTTGGCAAAACAGAACAAGCGCTCAAAGAAGCCGGTGTTGCTTACAAAGCAGGTCAGTTCCCATTTGCTGCTAACGGCCGTGCGCTAGGCATGGGTCGCGCTGATGGTTTCATCAAAGTGTTGGCTGATGCGAAGACGGATGAGATTCTTGGGGTACACATCATTGGTGCAAATGCCTCAGACCTGATTGCTGAAGCGGCAGTTGCAATGGAATTCAAAGCAGCAGCAGAAGATATTGCTCGTATCTGTCATGCACATCCAAGTTTGTCTGAAGTGATGCGCGAAGCAGCGTTAGCGACAGACTCACGTGCATTAAATATGTAA
- the odhB gene encoding 2-oxoglutarate dehydrogenase complex dihydrolipoyllysine-residue succinyltransferase → MAIFEVKVPQLSESVAEATLLQWKKKVGDAVGQDEILIEIETDKVVLEVPAPSAGVLTEIVVADGGTVIAEQLIAKIDSTAVAAAAPAAAAPAPAAAPAAAPAPAKAAAPAAKAGAAAAPSAAKILAEKGVDAGQVAGSGRDGRITKGDALNASAGGAKSAALPSAPIPMGDRPEERVPMSRLRARIAERLLESQANNAILTTFNEVNMGPVIALRNKYKDQFEKTHGVKLGFMSFFVKAATHALKKFPLLNASVDGNDIVYHGYFDIGIAVSSPRGLVVPILRDVDQMNLADIEKKIAEFGTKAREGKLSIEELTGGTFSISNGGVFGSMLSTPIINPPQSAILGIHATKDRAVVENGQVVVRPINYLALSYDHRIIDGREAVLGLVAMKDALEDPSRLLLDL, encoded by the coding sequence ATGGCTATTTTCGAAGTTAAAGTTCCACAACTCTCTGAGTCAGTTGCTGAAGCAACTTTGTTGCAATGGAAAAAGAAGGTTGGTGACGCAGTAGGACAAGACGAGATCTTGATCGAAATCGAAACAGATAAAGTGGTTCTCGAAGTTCCAGCGCCATCCGCTGGCGTTCTCACAGAAATCGTTGTTGCTGACGGTGGCACTGTTATTGCTGAGCAATTGATCGCGAAGATCGACAGCACTGCTGTTGCAGCCGCAGCTCCTGCTGCTGCCGCTCCTGCGCCAGCCGCTGCTCCTGCAGCAGCTCCAGCTCCAGCAAAAGCAGCAGCTCCTGCCGCTAAAGCTGGTGCAGCCGCTGCTCCTTCAGCTGCAAAGATTCTTGCAGAGAAGGGTGTCGACGCTGGACAAGTTGCTGGTTCTGGACGCGATGGTCGTATCACTAAGGGTGATGCACTAAACGCTTCTGCAGGTGGCGCTAAATCAGCTGCATTGCCAAGCGCACCAATTCCAATGGGCGATCGCCCAGAAGAGCGTGTACCAATGAGCCGCTTGCGTGCTCGTATTGCTGAGCGTTTGCTTGAGTCTCAAGCAAACAACGCTATCTTGACTACATTCAATGAAGTCAACATGGGTCCAGTGATTGCTTTGCGTAACAAGTACAAAGACCAGTTTGAGAAGACTCATGGCGTGAAGTTGGGCTTCATGTCTTTCTTCGTTAAAGCAGCTACTCACGCTTTGAAGAAATTCCCATTACTTAATGCTTCTGTTGATGGCAATGACATCGTATATCACGGTTACTTTGATATCGGTATTGCTGTAAGTTCACCACGTGGCTTGGTAGTTCCAATTTTGCGTGACGTTGACCAAATGAACTTGGCTGATATCGAGAAGAAGATTGCTGAGTTCGGTACTAAAGCTCGTGAAGGTAAATTGTCGATTGAAGAGTTGACTGGAGGCACATTCTCCATCTCTAACGGTGGTGTATTCGGCTCCATGCTTTCTACTCCAATCATCAACCCACCACAATCAGCTATTTTGGGTATCCACGCTACTAAAGACCGTGCTGTTGTTGAAAACGGTCAAGTCGTTGTTCGCCCAATTAACTACCTCGCCTTGTCATACGATCACCGCATCATTGATGGCCGCGAAGCTGTGCTTGGTTTGGTTGCTATGAAGGATGCGTTGGAAGATCCTTCACGTCTTCTCCTTGATTTGTAA
- a CDS encoding H-NS family nucleoid-associated regulatory protein, giving the protein MPSYKELLAQREQLDKQIKEAIALEKADGIAKAKLIIEQYGLSASDLFSRKAGKSAGGKVAPKYRNSSTGETWTGRGKAPKWIDGKDRSAYLI; this is encoded by the coding sequence ATGCCTTCTTATAAGGAGCTATTAGCCCAACGCGAGCAGTTGGATAAACAAATTAAAGAGGCGATAGCGCTTGAAAAGGCTGATGGCATTGCCAAGGCAAAGCTCATCATTGAGCAATACGGCTTGTCGGCCTCTGACTTATTTAGTCGTAAGGCAGGAAAGAGTGCCGGTGGCAAGGTAGCCCCAAAGTACCGTAATTCATCTACAGGCGAGACCTGGACTGGTCGTGGTAAGGCCCCTAAGTGGATTGATGGCAAGGATCGCAGCGCTTATCTTATCTAA
- a CDS encoding 3',5'-nucleoside bisphosphate phosphatase yields MSSFSPLNADLHCHSVISDGTLTPEELAERAKANGVHLWALTDHDELGGQQRAREAASALKIDYLAGVEISVTWMGQTIHIVGLGIDAEHLGIIEGLRRTRDGRGNRAKLMAEQLLKAGIPGAYEGALHFAGNHELISRTHFARFLVEQGVCKDTEHVFKNYLIEDKPGYVPHQWATLDDAVAWIKAAGGVAVIAHPGRYKLNAMQMDELFKHFKDIGGLAIEVITGSHSPHQYQTYGKIAQQYGFLASRGSDFHDPNESHIDLGNLPHLPDHLTPVWSAFH; encoded by the coding sequence ATGAGCAGCTTTTCACCCCTTAATGCCGATTTGCATTGCCACTCAGTGATTTCTGACGGCACGCTGACGCCTGAAGAGTTGGCGGAAAGAGCTAAGGCCAATGGCGTTCATTTGTGGGCGCTGACAGATCATGATGAGCTCGGCGGTCAACAACGTGCGCGTGAAGCGGCGAGCGCTTTAAAGATTGACTACCTAGCTGGTGTAGAAATCTCCGTAACCTGGATGGGGCAAACCATTCACATCGTTGGCTTAGGTATTGATGCCGAGCACCTTGGAATTATTGAAGGCTTGCGTCGTACTCGTGATGGTCGCGGTAATCGCGCCAAACTTATGGCCGAGCAATTACTCAAAGCAGGGATACCTGGCGCTTATGAAGGCGCTCTGCATTTTGCGGGTAATCATGAGTTAATTTCGAGAACGCACTTTGCCCGCTTTTTAGTGGAGCAGGGTGTTTGCAAAGATACAGAACACGTATTTAAAAATTATCTGATTGAAGATAAGCCAGGTTATGTACCGCACCAGTGGGCCACTTTGGATGACGCAGTGGCTTGGATTAAAGCGGCTGGCGGCGTTGCAGTCATTGCCCACCCTGGACGCTATAAGCTCAACGCTATGCAGATGGATGAACTCTTTAAGCATTTTAAAGATATCGGTGGATTGGCTATTGAGGTGATCACCGGTAGCCATAGCCCTCATCAGTACCAAACTTATGGCAAGATAGCCCAGCAATATGGATTTTTAGCTTCTCGTGGATCGGATTTTCACGATCCCAATGAAAGCCATATTGACCTTGGAAATTTGCCGCATTTGCCTGACCACCTCACACCAGTGTGGTCGGCATTTCATTAA
- a CDS encoding PaaI family thioesterase: protein MTNTTNPTNPDREPTSFFGLNIPFLDHLGVVPEMAEGGKSRISLDLKPEFTNSFQVAHGGLIMTLLDFAMAAAARSSFNHPLGAITIDMTTSFLRTSVGKIVVEGRVLKAGKSINYCEAVVLSESGEITAKSSGTFMLRK from the coding sequence ATGACAAACACAACCAATCCTACAAATCCTGATCGTGAACCAACCAGTTTCTTTGGTCTCAACATTCCTTTTCTTGATCATTTGGGCGTAGTCCCAGAGATGGCAGAAGGGGGTAAGTCCCGCATCAGTTTGGACTTAAAGCCCGAGTTCACCAATAGTTTTCAGGTGGCCCATGGTGGTCTGATTATGACCTTGCTGGATTTTGCGATGGCTGCAGCAGCTCGTAGCTCCTTTAACCATCCTTTGGGCGCCATCACTATTGATATGACCACCAGCTTTTTACGCACTAGCGTCGGAAAAATCGTCGTCGAAGGCAGGGTGCTGAAGGCTGGTAAGTCTATTAATTACTGCGAAGCAGTTGTTTTAAGTGAGTCCGGCGAGATAACCGCCAAATCCAGCGGTACATTCATGCTGAGAAAGTAA